The genomic region ACGTATCACGGGCTGCAGAGAACTCTGGAGCCTATTATGCGTCCCACGTCCTTCAACCTGAGTTTAGGGACGGAATAAGGTCCTTAGCCTACGAGATAGCGAGGGATCATGGATGGAAATCCCCAGGAGAAGTATTTTTGCCCACGTCAGCAGGTACTCTACTCCTAGGAGTTTATGAAGGGTTTAGACACATGGTCAGCGAGGGAGTCCTAGATAGGATGCCCAAGTTAGTTGCAGTTCAAACGGAACAAGTGAGTCCAGTATGCTCCAAGTTCCGTGGAATAGAATATAGACCGCCAAGCAGGGTCACCTCCATAGCTGATGCCCTTGTTTCAACGAATCCCGTACTCATGGATGAAATGATTAGGGTTCTTCAAGAGACGGGTGACTGCGTAGTTGTTAGTGAAAATGAGATCATGGACTCTTGGAAATACCTTTCCAGGAAAGGGATACTTGCCGAGTATAGCTCTGCGGTGGCACTAGCCGGAGGAAGGAAATATGAGGTGTCAGACCCTGTCATAGTGCTAACAGGCAATGGACTTAAGACTTTATAGAAATAATCATGAAGATGATATAACAACATGATATAACTGACTTTATTTTATTTAAATAAAATTCTAAGATATGATCTATACCTCCTTTATATTCTTTACAGAACATTCAACCCCGTTAATTATAATATGATCTTTTAAACTAGGAAAATTAACATAGTAAGATAGAATAAAGATCTTGGCTGATTTAAATGATTAGATTTTCGGTTTTGGGATTCAAGGGAGGAGTTGGTAAGTCCACCATTTCGCTCCTCCTTGCAAAGAAGCTAGCTGAAACTTATAGGGTTACCCTAGTTGACAGGGACAACACAAATACAATTGGCAGGCTTTATGGACTTAATAATGGTCTGATTAACGCTTTAAGTGAGGGTAAAGAGGATAACTTCCTTACTAGAGATGGAAACTTGCAAGTTGTAAGTATGGTGAGATTCTTCCCAAGAAGAATACCTTCTCCCGAAGAATTAGCACCCATATACAGGGATATCCTGAAAGACAGTGACGTTCTCATAACGGACAACCCTCCTAACCTTGATGAGCTATGCGAGATCGAATACAAAGCTTACAGACTTGCTACTGGAGAGGCCCATTGTAACAGTATTTTCGTTACAACTCCAGGAGTCGCCCTTAGACTTACTCTCAAACATATGAACGAAGTTCCTGGTCTATTGAGAGAATGGGTTCCAGATACTCGTTACTTCAGGTTGACCGCTCTTGTCATAAACATGGTCAAGGGAGAGGTCGAGGATGTACCAGTTGAGAGAAAAGTAGTAATCCCGTTCCATAGGGAGATGTTTTACAGTGGACTCCAGGTTGACTCGTACCTTCCAGGCATTGAAAACCTAGTCGAACTTACTAAAAATACAATTCAACTTGAACTAGTTAATGAGGAGGAGAGGACACAGCTTAGTAGAAAGGCTTAAAATGGTCTAATTGACACTATATGTTTTAAGTGATAGCAAATGCTATACAGAAAAGTCTTTGAAGGCATAGCCTACTCCATAGTGGAGGACGATGAGGCATCGATAGTGTTCTTGGAGGGTAAGCCCGTAGCGGGCTCCTGCATAGAACACGGGAATCATGAACTATTTGACGTCAATTGTCCCCACATGGAACAGCTACTAAAGAAAGTTTTTTCCTAAAACTTGTAAGCTATAACCGCTATTTCTACCAAAGATCCTCTTGGTAAATCTCCCACCTGCACTGTTACCCTTGCGGGAGGTTTTTCCTTGAAGTATTTAGCGTAGACCTCATTGAACTTGGGAAAGTCCTGGAGGTTCTTGAGGTAAACGAAGCTCATGGTTACATTATCTAGGGTCATCCCAGTAGACGAGAGGATTCCCTTAAGGTTTTCCATTACCTGTTTAGTCTGCTCCTCTATTCCCCCCTTCACCAACTCATTAGTCTTTGGATCTAGTGGTATTTGACCGGACACGAAAAGTATCCTATCAACTAACACGGCCTGGGAATAGGGACCTATGGGCTTGGGAGAGTTTTCCGAGTAGATTATTTCCTTCATGGGGTATGATCTACGCTGGAATTAAAATGGCTTCCCTCTCACTTCCCCAATCTATAACTTAAAAATGGCTTCCAAATCATACCATGTGCAATTGAAAATATCATGGGCTGATCTTCCCTCTGACGCCATTCCCCATTCAAACAAGGATAGTGATGGAGATCTAGATGTTATATCCTCGGCTTTGGCTGAGACTCTTGTTCAGAACATGCCAAGTGAAATAGTTGAGCTAGACCCAGGGAAGATAATGATGGCCTCCCTACTCTCTAGTAAACTCGTGACGGGGATCTTGGGACACTTGGATGAGCAAAGATGGGGTGGAAAATACTACTCCGGTGACATATCAGCATCGTTGGGAGAAACCATGGCATACGCTCTCCTAGAGAAGAAATTTGAGGTAAAGTTTCTTGATATTATTCCACTGAGACAGGTCAAATACCTAGGATTTTCTCCCGATGCAGTGATAGACGTGAGCAGGTATCCGAAACTCATTTCGTTCCTAGGCGGAAAAGGATTACTCTTCCTTAATGCTAGGGGGTCATATAGATGGTCCCAGGCATGGCTCCACAGAAATCTAAGGAGAGATATAGTGCAGGTGGAGAAGGTGAGATATCCGGATAATTTCGCCATACTCACCTACCTGTATAGAGATCAGGAATGGAAAATGATGGCTGTGGTGATAAGACCTTGAATTGCATAGAGGAGATTGGAAAAGCATATTTCCTTTCCTGGATTGGGGACAAGGAGTTCGTAGACAAGGTAAAGAGGGAGTGCCTTAAGCAATTTGAGGAACCAGGACTGAAGGAGGAGCTAGCTAAGATAAGCGAGATGACGAGGCGAGACTGGGAGCTACCAGCACTCCTTAGGGATCACGGAGTCGATAGTGACAGGCTGGTCAGGGCGACAATACATGAGTTCTTAGAAAGGCTTAGTTACACCACAGAGCCAAGGGAGATTGAAACTCTTGGGAAAGTTAGGTTTAGCGTGAGCAATCTCGAGTTCGTAAAGGTGGTAAGGGGTTATTGCGAAAACTGTGTTGGATACAAGTTTGAGATGGACGCATACGGATTTGGGATTAGGTATGAGAAACTAATATACATAGAGACAAGGGGAGACGCCAAGGAGATGATACGAAAGTTAGTTGAAAGCCCGTAGGGACTCATACTTTGACTAGACAGGTAAGCGTGTAAAACATCTCAGCTCTTGCAACCTGAACATCACCGTTCACTGAGCCTGGAAGCTCATCATCATTCACGATAGTGATAATCAAATATTTCTCTTTACCTCATATGGATCCATGAGGATCCTGGAACTTACAAAGGATGAGCTTTCCTCGCCCATAGGGGTGATTCCTGTGGGAAGTATAGAGCAACACGGCCCACATCTCCCCTTGGGTACGGACTCCATGATAGCTGAGGCCGTTGCGGAGAAGGTGGCTCAGATCGAGGGGCTCCTACTCTTTCCTACAGTGTATTATGGTTGTTCCGTGGAACATGGGGACCTACCACAGGTGTCCATTGGGGACGTAAATTTTCTGAACATGATGGGAGATATCCTTGAATCGTCTGTAAAACTCAACATAAAGGGTCTCGTCCTCGTTAATGGTCATGGGGGAAACACTGACCTCCTGAAGGTTGTCACAAGAAGAGTTAACTTCACGAGGCCTAGGCCCAAGGTCATGTTAGTTGATCTTCATGAAATAGGGATCTTCTCCCAATATAGGGACCTTCATGCTGGGACCGTTGAAACTTCCCTTCTCTTGTATCTAAGACCGGAACTGGTGAGATTGGACAGGATACCGTCCAACATTAGTTTCTCTCCGTTCACCTTCACTCTCATCACCTCTGAGAAGGGAGGGAGTAACGGAGTTGTTGCGGAGAAGGTTGAGCCGAGCAAGGAACTGGGTGAAAGGGTATTCAAGGAGATGATTAACTTCGTCATGAACAGGGTTAAGGAATTTAGATCTGTGATAACCTAGGGTGTCTCTCTTCCCACGAGGATCTTGGAACAGTCCCTAACCCTAGGCCTGAGCTGAAGGGAAAGGATCCCTTCATAACTCGCCTCTAGAATCGTCCCCTTAGTTATCTTTATTCTGCCAATTCCATCTGGACTTCTAAATCTAAATTCTATATCCGTGACAATTCCAGGATTAACCCTTAGAATTCCAGATAACATGATAGCATCTCTAAGCTTAAAGGTCCACTCTAAGTCAGTTACTCTTCTGATTTCTACAACCTTTCCCATGCACCTCAAAAAATCCTCAATATCTATCATAACATAACCACCACGTCCTTACAGTCATACTTTCGTTGAATCAAAGGCCTTAACTTGGTCTGAAGAGTATTAGCAATACACTCAAGGTACTTTGTGTTCTCCTCATCAACCTGGCCAATTCTATACGAATATCTAAAGATGGACAACTGTGACGGGGGTTTGTATCTTCCCAGTTGATCCCTCCACGCATCAACCACGAAAACCTTGGTAGGATTTTCCAGAATTACTATCACATCCCTCCAGTAAATGTAAGGAGCGGTGAGAGATGACACGGAGGCCCACTGTATGGAAGGTTTAATGATCATCCATACATCTTCCTCTCTATACTTCTCATTCCTAAAGACGTGACTATTGCAACTCCATTGAAAACCATCGCAACTACACCACTTCCCACGAAAGGTATCTCTGTTGCGGCGTCGAAGGGATTAGCCGGCTTATGCCCTAGGACCGAACCAAATATTATTCCCATGAGAACAATAACCAAAACCGACTTAACAACGTTCATCACGTAAATCCTGTTGAGCATGAGTTGAATTCCTAGTATCACTACGGCGTCAAACATCACCGAAAATATGGTAGTCCCTACCTCCAATGCAAGCAGTACAATATTTGGTACCTCAAAGGAGCCAGAAACGTCATATACATAGGCTGCCTCGAATGTAGAACGGATTATTGCCAATGTCATGAAAACGACTGCAGCCACAGACGAGAAGAAGTATGATACAATTGTCGCATATCTAAAATAATTAAATCTAGGATCTGGATTTTGAGCCATATGTATCGTGTATAATCCTTTAAAAATCTATAAAAATTTTTCCTTCAAATCAAAAGATATTTCGTTCTTCTCTTTCAAGAGATAAATTCCTTTTAAATATGTAGGTTCAATAATTATAAGGATTATAGATCAAGTATTTAGATCTCTAAATCTAGGGAAGATCGCTCCGCAGTCAGCATTTTATCATGTCATCCTCTTTCTTCCCATAACTCAGGAATTATGTCTCTCCTAGGAATTTCTAGTTGCTCTAAACTTTAAAGTGTGTTAAAGGGATTATTATTTATGGAAAATGAGTCAAGAAAACTTATGATTCCCTGTGAAACGGCTATGAGAGAAGTGATACCAGCAATAAAAGCGCTTCTAGTAAAGGAGTTAGTTAAGCAGGGAGAATCTCAATCACATACTGCTTCCCTTTTAGGTCTCACTCCGGCTGAGGTAAGCTATTATCTAAAGGGGAAAAGGGCCGAGGGAGAGTACAAGACAATCCTCGAGAATGACGAGGAATTCATGGAAATGATAAGGCATTACACAAGCAGGCTTCATGAGGCAGACCGGGTAAATATTTGCCCCCTGTGTAGCTTAGCCAGGAAGAAGTTGGGAATTATGGATTACTCCTGCCCCTATGACTGGTAAACCTGGCAGGGCTAAGACTTAAAAGGACTGGTTTAAGACCCTTGACCTAGTTCTAAGACCCCCTTGACCTGATCTTCATCGTACTCCAGCTTAAATCCTAGTTTCTTGCCTATCCTTATCATCGGGTAATTCTCTGGAAGGGTGTAGAACTTGACCTTACTTATGCCCATCTTTTTCGCCCTCCTTATGAGTTCTGCAACCAATTCAGTTCCTATTCCTCCTCTCCTCTGATTGGGTTTCACCGCAACTGAGAACTCACCATCATCGTAGAGAGTGGCCTCGCCGACTATTTCCCCATCAATCTCTGCCAGCAAGGTGATGTGATCCTGTCTACTGAAGAGTTGCTCTATCTCCTCGTGGGATACCCTATGGAACGAGAAAAAGCGCATATAGAGATCCTCAGGAGTCAACGACTGGTATAACCTGTACACCCCCTCTATATCGCCTCTAGTGGCCTCCCTGATGGTCAAGGGCAAGCTTATACTCTCCGACATAAGTTTATGTTTCTATTCTAGAATTTAAACCCTTGCCATTTTCCTCATAGGCATTAGTCGATTGAGTGAAGCTTCAGCAGGTTGGTCCTACCTGACTCCATCTTAGGATCCCCTGCTACAATGACCACATTACCCTTAACTCCCAGTTCCCTACATTTTCTTTCGAGGATAGACACTAGATCATTGAGGTCACTGGCACCCTCCTCTAGGGATATGGGAGTAACTCCCCAACATATCTTGAGCCTTCTGGCTACCTTGATATCTGGAGTGAAGGCTAGAATCATGGCCTTAGGCCTAAGCCTTGAAACCCTTATGGCTGAGAGGCCACTCCTGCTATGAACAACTATTACGTGGGACTTGGAGAGCTCTGATAGCGACGAGGAAGCATAGGCAACTGCGTCGTCTGGACTCCTCATGGGTGAGGGACTTAGGGGTTTAACCTTGTCCTCTGATGAGGAAATTATCTGATCTAGGTATTGGACTGCCTCAACGGGATACTTGCCTACTGCGGTTTCGTCGCTAAGCATTATGGCGTCCACACCCTGGTACACCGAGTTGGCGATGTCAATTACTTCTGCCCTGGAGGGTAATGGGTTGCTTACCATGGACTCTAGTACCTGGGTGGCAAGAATGACCGGTTTTCCCAGTTGTTTTGATATCCTGATGATCTTGCGTTGAACATATGGCAGATTTTCCAAACCAATCTCGACCCCTAGATCCCCTCGAGCCACCATAACTCCATCGCTTTCCTCCACAATCCTGAAGAGCCTCTGTACAGCTTGACCTTTCTCGATTTTAGAGATAATCCACGCTCTTCCCTGTATCTTTTCCTTGGCCTTCATCACGTCATTTTCACTGAGCACGAATGAGAGTCCAACGTAATCTGCTCCTAGGGATAGGGCCTCCTCCATTAGCTTAAAGTCATTTTCGGTAAGTCCAGAATCAAGGGCCATGTCGGGGATGTTAATTCCTTTCCTAGAGGTGAGAGTCCCTGGAGTTAACACTATCCCCCTTACCTGGTCTCCAGAAACCTCCTTGATCCTTATCTTTATGAGACCATCTGCCAGAAGAATGATAGAGCCCGGTTTTACGCTCCTATAGAACAGCGGTTCCTGAACCACTATCCCTTCGTCGGGAGAGAAGAGAACCTCCTGGCCCATTGTAAGCTCCATTTTTCCTATATCCCCTACCCTCAGTTTAGGACCTGGAAGATCAGCAAGAATGGAGGAATCGGGAGCCCCAGACCTCAAAAGTTCAAAGTACCTGGCATGGGAGTCGTAATCCCCGTGTGCCAAGTTAACTCTAAAAATGTCCACCTTATCCTTAAGCTTGGGGATCAAACCCTCAGTGGAAGGACCTAGTGTGACGACAATTTTCGTCCTTCGAGTCATGTTATTCTTGGGAAAATCTGGTTAATATCTCTGCAAGCCTCCTTAAGTCCCTTTTCGCATGCCTGTTTCAACAGTTCCTGTTCCTTTTTCCTATTCCCGATCTTCCCGTATGCAGAGGCCAACTTGAGAAGGAGAGGAGCAGGAATCTCGCCAGTCTCTGCCAAGATCTTGTCCAGCTGATCCTCCCTTCTTTTCTGCACTAGGGCCGAAAGGGCCAAGTCAACGAACTCAGAGTCCTTACCAGCCCTCATGAAACAGGAGATCACTCTCTTCAGATTGCCACAGGCGGTCACATCAAATATCTTACCTATGGCGTTTAGCGTCTCCACCACGTATGCACAGTCCGCTGCATCAATTACGTTACAGATTACCCAATTTGCCTCTTTGATATTGGAGGAGTTCACAGTCTTTTCGATTATTTCAACTCCTCGCTTCACATCTCCTGAGATAATACTTTCCTTTGCTTCCATGAGAGATTTAACAAGCTCCCTACTCTCGGTTACCATGAGTAATATGTTTCGCCAAGGCTTAAATGGTTATACCAGGATCTTACTCGCTAGAGCGTAACCTGTCAACGTACCTTGAAACGTATCCGAGTGTGCTCCTCTTCCCTAGCGCCAGTTCGCTGGCGTAATAGCCCATAGCTGGGGCATAACTCCACCCTAACCTGCATGCTCCAGTTGCAACCACAACGTTATCCAGCCTGCCCATTATAGGAAAACCGTCCGGCGAGCAAGGTCTGAAACCCATGTTCCTCTCCATTACCTCCTCCACCTTTACAAGGCTTGTGACCTTAGACAGGATATCTGTCCTCCATTCGCTTCCGTAATCAGCTGAGAATCCACCTGTAATCTTGACGTGGTCAGATAACGGAGAGACTGCAACGCCTTCGTCCACGGTTACGAACGCGTTCTTTATCTTTGAACTACCCTTAACCCATGCCCCATAGCCCTTAAACGCGGTAATTGGCAACTTCAAGGACTTGGTGATCCACACTCCGTTGGCCAGGATCACAACATCGAATTTCTCACCATTCAAGGTGTAGTCCTTAAGATTGGGTTGAGCCTCCATTCCCTGAAAATTGACCTTCAGCTGGGTTAGCTCTCGTGTTATCCTTTTCACGAACTTCTCGGTTGCGATTCGGCTCAGCTCTGGAAAGAATATTCCTCCAGCAAACCCTGGAACTTCGGTCACCTCGAACTTGGGCGAAAAGGGACTCTGTTTCTCCTCCTTCTCTCCCTTCTCCAGCTCTTCCTCACTTGTATAAACCTCTAGGAGACCGTCGTTATGATAATCGAAATCGTTTCTTTCCTCTGCCATTTGGGCGTAAGTGTCCAGGGATAGTCTCGCCATTTCCCTCATTAGGTCCCATGCCTCCTGAGGGGGTGACTTGTTTAGGGAGGAAAGAAGCTCGACTACCCACATTTTATTAAGTTGCCTTACCTCTGTGACCCCCCTCCTCATGAAACGTAACATCTTCGCTATCATGGAGGTTGTGTTAATCCTGTCAAAACGGTATGGCTCTATCAGCCCTGCTGCATGAATAGAGTACTTACCAGGAGCAGGGTCATATACCGTGACGGAGACTCCCTCCTTAGCTAGAAAATAGGCTGACATTAACCCAACAATACCGCCACCCACAATTCCTACCTTCATTTCATCTCCTCCAGGATCTTCCTCGCCCTTAACGAAACCGTGGTCTCACGTTCTGTGAGCTCTTTCAAATAAATAAGATTTTGCTCAAGGTCGTCCCGCGTGAGCACCCCCTCGTTAACAAGAAACTTCGCGAGGTTCCAGGCCATTAACCTTATGTTAGGCTTCTTATTCATCAGGAACTCCACCAGCCTCTCCCTATCTCTAGGACCTACTATACCCAGCTTCACAAGGGTGGGAAGGAGTTTCCATGCCTTCTTCCTCACTGTGGGATAATAGCTCCTTAACATTCTCCAAAAATGTTGCCTTAGTCCAACAATCTCCTCCCTGGAGAGCAGGCCAAGCTCCATCACCTCCTGCACATGTTGCCATGCCGTTAACTTTATCCTGTCAGACTTGGAGGAAAATGCCTTTTCAAGCCCCGTAATCCCAAGTTCCCTATACACGTGGAGGTGTCTCCAGGCTTCCTCCCTCACTCCCTGAACCCTACTCCAGAGGAGGGAACGAAGGTAGAACCTGATATCCTGAAGCCTCTTGGGCTCCTCCTTAAGGACCTCCTCCACTTTCCTCCATTCAGATTCCCTGACCTCTGGGTTCAGACTCTTAAGATTCCTTGGATTCAGTTCAACCACCTGAAGCAGTCTGCACGACGGTAAGTTTCTCGCCTTCTTTGATCCTCTCGTCTTCAAGGAGAGGAACTCCATCCCTTAAAACCACTGAACCCTGTACCGTTAACCCTAGCTTCCTCACCAGATCCCTCACAGTGGAATTGGGGTTCAGTTCCACTTCCTTCTCCCTCTTTTCCCTAGGTAAGTACACGGTCACCTTCATCTCTCTCGCCTAAAGGTAGGCTGAGCCCCTATATTTAGCCATGACTAGCGCCCTGGAATAGCACTCAAGAGCTTGATTGGTGATGGCGTTCCACCTGAAGGTTGTATCCACTTTCCTTATGGCGTTCTCCCTTACCTTATCCCAGGATTTCTCCTTGATACTGGAGGATACTTGATTGAGTAACTCCTTATCTCCACTTTCGCTCGCCTTGGATAGCAGAAGAGCCTCCGTGAGACTTGACCTTAGGGAGTCTATATTTTCCCTTTCAGTGAGGAACCCATTTCCGCTTTGATCAGCTCTCACGTCGTCAACGATCTCGATAAGCCCTCCTACGGCCGAAGCCACAAGTGGCGTACCTAAAGCCATGGCCTCTATGGCCGTGATTCCAAAGGGCTCCCATCTCGAGGGCATGGCCATAACTGAGGCTGAATAGTGCCACAGCTTAAACATGTTCTGGTCCATGGTGCTAACTGCAAGAATCCTCACGTTATCCTTGAGCTCTGATGCCCTGTCCACTATGTCCTGTAGAAGACCGTAGTCATCTGATGGAATTCCTATTACCACTAGGCGAGCGTCTGGGATCCTGTCAACTACTCCCCTAAATGCCCTGAGTAGAAGGTCTATCCCCTTCTGGTAAACCAACCTTCCAGCGAAAAGAACCAACTGACCCTTTTGAAGTGGCTCGTAACTCCAGTCATCCCTTATACCAAGTCTGTGCCTATTGGCCCACAACACGCTTCCAGTAGTATAATCGGATGGGACATACCTGTTCCCTGATAGTGAAGCAAGTAGCTTCTCCCTTACACTTGCCCTATTATCTGTCCCTATCACTGAGCTGGCGTAAGCTTTAACCTGGTTCACATCCCAGTCTGTCCCGTTATATATTACGCACGACTTGTTTTCAGCGAAGCTTCCCGAGAACGGAAGGACGTCGTTGAAGAGGTAGTTTTTACTTACGGTTGTGATCAGGTCAGCCTCATAAAACCCAAACCTCTCAATCTTTCCATCACATGAGTCCCAAAGGCTCCTGGTACTATTGAGCACATGTTTAGAGACCATCCAAACGTAGTGGGCGTAGTTCTCAAGTCCTGCCCAATCCTCTGAGGCAAAGTGCCATGGTGCCCCAACCCTGTTCAGCAGATGAACAGTGTACACCAGGGGAACTATTACTCTCCTCTCCTCTAAGCTCATCTTGGCCCTCACCCCAGGAAGAACGGCGTGCCAGTCGTGGGCATGAATGATGGAGGGAATATTCTCGAGACTTAAGGTAGAGACTAAATGCTCGATCCCCCTGGTTAGGAGGGCTGACTTCTCCATGGCGTGGTCGTAAACTCCCCAGGAGTCTATCACCTTTCCTGTGTCGTAGTCTAATCCCTTTACTAGGATTAACTCGACACCCTCAACCTCTCCCCTTTCAAATCCCAGCCTGAACGGGTAATTTCCACCATCCATTCCCTTCCTGTTCCCCATGACCGAGGTGGGAATCTCCTGAAGTTTCAGTTTACTCCTGTAGATCCCATCCAGATGTCTTCCGTGACTCGGCATTATTACAGTGACCTTTTTACCCATCTTAACTAGAGACGTGCTCAAGGCGTAGACCGCTGAACCAAGTCCGCCAGAACTCGTTATCCCCCTGAACTCAAATGAAATCATCCAGACGCTATCCACAGATTCAGGGATCCAGAAAGACTCAATCCTCCTCATTGCAACCACTCCTTCAAGTACTTCAGGTGATCCTTAAGTGATTCATCGCGCCTCACTATTTCCATGAACTGGTTCTCATCCCAAGCTACCCCAACTCTCTTCCCATCCTTGTAGAAGAAGAAAGGCTCATTCTTGATTCCTAGATTTTCAAGTTCGTCATGAAGAAAGGAGTTAATGGCATAGAACTCGTTTAGGAAGGCATCTATCGGGGAATTATAAGCGTTGAAATACGAGTGAACCTCGCCTGGACCACCACCCTCAGTGAACAAATAGTAGTAGTTATCACTCGTGGTGAAGTATCTCCACGCCCTTAGAAATTCTCCTCCTAGTTCCTTCGAGGTCATCTCAGATCTCCTAACTGCCTCGTCGTAGGCCCACTGCATTATGTTACCCAACCAACTTGTGTGATCCTTTCTGATGTCTGCCCATGAGGATATTCCGCTAACCTCAAGGTCATAGTAGGGACTGCCCTCTACCTCCCTTGGTAGGGTCATCTCCACTCCCTCCCTGTTGAGTTCCCTGGGCAACCATCTTAGGAACTCCAGGATTCCACTCTCCTTCCAGTGATGCTCTCCAAATGTCTCATAATCCACGAAAATAGTGACTACCTGACCTGGGGAGGCCTTAACCCACGAGGAGTACTTCTCCGCGGTTAAGGGATACTGGTCCCAGTTGGGATTGGAGAACCTGAATGCGACGTCATCACTCAAGGTGAAGTTTCTTGGTAGGATCGAGATTTTACCTCCCTTTCTCCTGTAGACGAAGTTTGGTGATCTCCCCCTCAACACGGAGTCCTTTCCCTCCATCATGATACCATTGAAACCCATGTTCTCTGCCTCCTCCACTATCACGGGACTAGTGAGTAGCTCGGTATTCTCGAACGTAACTGGGGTCTGACCTAAGAGTGACTTAACTGTTTCAACGTGAAGCTTTACCTGTTCCCTCCACTCTGTCCTATCCTCCCACAGCGAGGTAACGGAGTGATAGTAAGTCTGAGCTAGGAACTCGACCTTTCGCGTGCTCGAGAGCAATTCGAGTAAATCTAGAAAATCCCTCCCCCATCTCTCAGCCTGTTCCAACAGGGTCCCAGACACAGAGAAGAAGAACTTGACCTCCCTTCCCTCATCTTCTCCCGCCTCGATCTCCTCAAGGATGATGTTTGTTGCGGGAATGTAGCACTTGGCCCTCACGCGCTCAAATATTTCCCTGTTTAATTTATCGTCGAAGTATCTCTCCTGCGGGGATCCCTTAAACCTAGGATTCCAGAAGGCGTCTTTCCTGATTCTGAAGGGTTGATGAACCTCAAAGCCCATTATTACCTTGCTAGTCATAATACACTTAAGTGAGATCTGATAAATAAAAGACATGCAATGGTCTCCTGAGGATATAAAGGTTATCATTCCCATTGGGGGAGAAGCAACGAGAATGCGCCCTTTAACCGTGGAAACCTCGAAAGCGACCGTGAGGCTTCTGAATAGACCCCTCCTCGAGTTTCCGATTCTCGAGCTCGCAAAGCAGGGAGTAAAGGAGTTCATTTTTGGCGTTAAGGGGTACGTTAATTACAAGTCTCTCTTTGACACCTTCAAGGAGGGTATAGGATTTTCAGCTAGGTACAGGATTAAACCAAGGGTGCACTTCAAGTATCAACCTAGAGTCGACAGCGTTGGTAACGCGGACTCCGTAAGGATCAACATGGACTATTACAGGATAGATGACATCACGCTCGTGATCCAGGGAGATAACCTGATCAAGCTGGACCTAAAGAAGCTAGTGGACTATCACCTGTCAAAGGGAGCGATAATGACTATCGTGCTCAAGAAGTGGCACGACGTGAGGGAATTCGGGGTTGCGGACCTTGGGGAAGACATGAAAATAAGGAAGTTCGTTGAGAAACCCAAGGAAGGAGAGGCTCCATCTAACCTGATCAACACGGGAGTCTACGTCTTGTCTCCTAAGATAAGGGATATCTTCGCGAGTGATGAGGTT from Metallosphaera sedula DSM 5348 harbors:
- a CDS encoding FAD-dependent oxidoreductase, coding for MKVGIVGGGIVGLMSAYFLAKEGVSVTVYDPAPGKYSIHAAGLIEPYRFDRINTTSMIAKMLRFMRRGVTEVRQLNKMWVVELLSSLNKSPPQEAWDLMREMARLSLDTYAQMAEERNDFDYHNDGLLEVYTSEEELEKGEKEEKQSPFSPKFEVTEVPGFAGGIFFPELSRIATEKFVKRITRELTQLKVNFQGMEAQPNLKDYTLNGEKFDVVILANGVWITKSLKLPITAFKGYGAWVKGSSKIKNAFVTVDEGVAVSPLSDHVKITGGFSADYGSEWRTDILSKVTSLVKVEEVMERNMGFRPCSPDGFPIMGRLDNVVVATGACRLGWSYAPAMGYYASELALGKRSTLGYVSRYVDRLRSSE
- a CDS encoding MoaD/ThiS family protein, which codes for MKVTVYLPREKREKEVELNPNSTVRDLVRKLGLTVQGSVVLRDGVPLLEDERIKEGEKLTVVQTASGG
- a CDS encoding glycosyltransferase, encoding MRRIESFWIPESVDSVWMISFEFRGITSSGGLGSAVYALSTSLVKMGKKVTVIMPSHGRHLDGIYRSKLKLQEIPTSVMGNRKGMDGGNYPFRLGFERGEVEGVELILVKGLDYDTGKVIDSWGVYDHAMEKSALLTRGIEHLVSTLSLENIPSIIHAHDWHAVLPGVRAKMSLEERRVIVPLVYTVHLLNRVGAPWHFASEDWAGLENYAHYVWMVSKHVLNSTRSLWDSCDGKIERFGFYEADLITTVSKNYLFNDVLPFSGSFAENKSCVIYNGTDWDVNQVKAYASSVIGTDNRASVREKLLASLSGNRYVPSDYTTGSVLWANRHRLGIRDDWSYEPLQKGQLVLFAGRLVYQKGIDLLLRAFRGVVDRIPDARLVVIGIPSDDYGLLQDIVDRASELKDNVRILAVSTMDQNMFKLWHYSASVMAMPSRWEPFGITAIEAMALGTPLVASAVGGLIEIVDDVRADQSGNGFLTERENIDSLRSSLTEALLLSKASESGDKELLNQVSSSIKEKSWDKVRENAIRKVDTTFRWNAITNQALECYSRALVMAKYRGSAYL
- a CDS encoding glycoside hydrolase family 57 protein; this translates as MTSKVIMGFEVHQPFRIRKDAFWNPRFKGSPQERYFDDKLNREIFERVRAKCYIPATNIILEEIEAGEDEGREVKFFFSVSGTLLEQAERWGRDFLDLLELLSSTRKVEFLAQTYYHSVTSLWEDRTEWREQVKLHVETVKSLLGQTPVTFENTELLTSPVIVEEAENMGFNGIMMEGKDSVLRGRSPNFVYRRKGGKISILPRNFTLSDDVAFRFSNPNWDQYPLTAEKYSSWVKASPGQVVTIFVDYETFGEHHWKESGILEFLRWLPRELNREGVEMTLPREVEGSPYYDLEVSGISSWADIRKDHTSWLGNIMQWAYDEAVRRSEMTSKELGGEFLRAWRYFTTSDNYYYLFTEGGGPGEVHSYFNAYNSPIDAFLNEFYAINSFLHDELENLGIKNEPFFFYKDGKRVGVAWDENQFMEIVRRDESLKDHLKYLKEWLQ
- a CDS encoding nucleotidyltransferase family protein → MQWSPEDIKVIIPIGGEATRMRPLTVETSKATVRLLNRPLLEFPILELAKQGVKEFIFGVKGYVNYKSLFDTFKEGIGFSARYRIKPRVHFKYQPRVDSVGNADSVRINMDYYRIDDITLVIQGDNLIKLDLKKLVDYHLSKGAIMTIVLKKWHDVREFGVADLGEDMKIRKFVEKPKEGEAPSNLINTGVYVLSPKIRDIFASDEVSAMREEGKMDFGKDIIPCLIQKGYPVYGYVTDSLWFDVGTPERYLEAMRVLLESLDEHEMGGKRIDQSKRIFVQGTSPDSIRRRNVIAMKYRKGRMKIEGSVLIGRHCQIGNNVYLENSTIDNFSILRNNVRVVRSSIMDRAFIGEGVVIENSVIARHVEIRGGARIIGSVIGDDVVIDADTEIVNSKIYPHKVINANSKIHDTVLT